The Thermofilaceae archaeon region GACGAGAACCTTCATTATCTGAACCATACCACGTTCGGCGTCGTCAAGCCGCGCAACCAGAGGGTTCTTCGAAGACACCAGGATGACGCCCGGCACTCGGGAGAGCAGCTGTACAGCCTTCTCAACCCCGCTGTTAATGTAGACTCGAATTACAGAGCTCTCGCCGACCAGCTTCACCAGCTCCTCCGGAGTCCCCTCAGCCACTACCACACCTTGGTTCATCACAGTTACTCTATGGGCATACCTCTCCGCCTCATCCATGTAGTGCGTGTTGAAAACCACAGTAGCATTGTACTCCTTCACGTACTCCAGGATTTTCGACCAGACCAGCTCTCTAGCTCTCGGGTCTAAACCGATAGTCGGCTCGTCGAGGAAGAGCACTCTTGGGCTAACCATGAGCGCGGCCGCGAGCTCGAGCCTCCTGATCATCCCTCCCGAATAAGTTTTCACGAGCCTGTCCGCCGCCTCGCGTAGGTCCATGAAGTCGAGCATGTCCCAGACAATTCTCTCGCGTCGGTCTCTAGGGATGCCGTACAGCTTCGCGTAGATGGACAGGTTCTCGTACCCTGTGAGATCGCTCCACACGGAGAACTCCTGCGGGACGTATCCAATGTGCCTCCTGACTCTGCCAGCCTCCCGAACCACGTGGTAACCCAGAACCCACGCTTCGCCCGACGTAGGCCTCAGCTGAGTCGTTAAGATTCTCATCATCGTTGTTTTACCGGCGCCGTTAGGGCCTAGCACACCTCGAACTTCACCTTCTTCGACTCTCATTGAAACCCCCGAGAGCGCTCGAACGCCCTTGAAGTTCTTCACCAGGCTTTCCACGACTACAGCTGCCGGCACCTAAACCACCTTCCCTCCGCCCTCCCCCACCGTGGCCGTGGGGGCTAACGTAAGATTTAATAAGGTTTGCGTAAGTAAAAGTTAGTCAGCAGATCCTCCACGAGGAGGATAGGGCAAAGCTCACGCGCCGCGTTGCGGGGCTTCACCTTTATCAGTAGGGCTGAAGGGCCCTGCTCCTCATAAGCGGCAAAGCTTTCGACCAGTGGGAGAGCCACAGTCATAGCGACGATGATGTAGTACCCTGCTGGGTCGCACCCCCTCAGCAGCCAGGCTGAATCAAGCTTTCCTATCTCATCCTCCCACGTGAGAAGGTTTTGCGACGAGCTCCTGAGCAGCTATTGTGGAGTACGCGATCCTCGGTAAAACCGGAGAGCGTGTATCGCGCAGAGGCTTGAGGTGCTCTCGACCTCGAAGCAGCTAAAGCTGTGGCGCAGCGGGCGGCCGAGCTAGGGATAAATTTCTTCGACACAGCTATGGTTTACGGCAATGGGAAGAACGAGAAGCTGCTCGACGGATCGCTTAAAGAGCTTCCTGTAGGCTGCGATAGTATCGTTGCGTCCACGAAAATTCCGGGCGGGCTCTTCAACCCACCGATATCCCGCGAGCAGTCAGGAAGAGCATAGAGAGCTTAGACACGGGTACGTTGACGTCCTCTTTGCCTACTGGCCGCCTGCCTGACACAACATCCCCACGCAGGTCTACGCCCGCTCTCTTGAGCGTTTCGCGAACATGTGTCTTGTGTGGTACCTGAGGTCTTGTGAAGCAGAGGGTGGAGAACGGTATGCAAAACCTTCTCATACGTATCGAAAATGGATGTCTGAAGCTGAAAACCATCGAGATAGCAAAGCTGATACCGAATTTAACCAATATCAAAGTCAACATAAACGGCGCGAACGTTGCAGCGAAAGCATACATAGTAGATGATACGACGGCAATGAAGCAAGAGCTCTCAATTAAAGCCTGAATAATTAAGAGCATTTTCGTGCTCTGATCTAGCTACTGTTTCCATCCTCGTTCACGCTAAGCGTCATAACCTTTCAGCAGGGCAGCTAGAGGGTGTACAGCACGGGTAAAAGTTTAGAATAAATGTTGAAAAAGAAAAGGGAAAAGGATGGCATCTTTTTAGAGCTTTAATTCACGCTCGATGTAGCCCACAGAGTAGGAGATGCTCACCGCTCTGCTAGCTTCGTCGAGCAGCCGCCAATCCTCTGCTTTCAATCTCCAGCCGACCGCACCGGCTAAGTCGTCCACCTGCTCCGGCGCTTTTGCTCCAGGTATTGGAACGACGATGGGGCTCGACACGATGAGCCAATTCAGAGCCACCTGCGTTGGAGTCTTACCGTACTTCTCGCCAATGTCCCTGAGGAGCTTGACGACTTCCCAGACTTTGCGGAAGTTTTCGGGGTGAAACACGGGATCCGCTGCTCTCACGTCGGCAAATCTTGGCAGGTTATCGAGCGTGTACTTGCCGCTTAAAGCTCCTTTAGCTATCGGGCTCCATGCCTGAAGCGTTATTTGGCAGCGCTCCGCGTAAGGGACGATCTCCTCCTCTGCCCACCTCTCGACCAGGTTGTACCTGTATTGGAACACTTCAACGTCAGTTCTCGATAGGCTGTTCCTAAAACTCTCTACGAGTTCCACGGGGAAGTTGCTCAAGCCAAGATGCCTCACTAGGCCAACGTTCACAAGCCGCTCCAAGCTCCTAGCGTAGACGTAGGTTGGGTAGTTGTGCCACGCTGGAGGCCAGTGGACCAGCAGAGCGTCGATGTAGCCGAGACCCAGCAGCTTAACGGATTTCTCTACGGCTTTCGGTATATCGATCGGATTGAGGAAATCCCCGGGGATCTTCGTGGTTACCACCACTTCATCACGTTTAACTCCCAATTCCCTCAGGGCTTTTCCCAACGCAGCCTCGCTTAAGCCATTGCCATAGACCATCGCAGTGTCAAAGAAGTTGATCCCGAGCTCGAGAGCTCTCCGCACTATGGCTTTAGCTCTATCGTACTCTGTAACTCC contains the following coding sequences:
- a CDS encoding aldo/keto reductase; this encodes MAQRAAELGINFFDTAMVYGNGKNEKLLDGSLKELPVGCDSIVASTKIPGGLFNPPISREQSGRA
- a CDS encoding aldo/keto reductase, with amino-acid sequence MEYTTLGKTGLKISRIGLGAWQFSEAWGVTEYDRAKAIVRRALELGINFFDTAMVYGNGLSEAALGKALRELGVKRDEVVVTTKIPGDFLNPIDIPKAVEKSVKLLGLGYIDALLVHWPPAWHNYPTYVYARSLERLVNVGLVRHLGLSNFPVELVESFRNSLSRTDVEVFQYRYNLVERWAEEEIVPYAERCQITLQAWSPIAKGALSGKYTLDNLPRFADVRAADPVFHPENFRKVWEVVKLLRDIGEKYGKTPTQVALNWLIVSSPIVVPIPGAKAPEQVDDLAGAVGWRLKAEDWRLLDEASRAVSISYSVGYIERELKL
- a CDS encoding ATP-binding cassette domain-containing protein — encoded protein: MPAAVVVESLVKNFKGVRALSGVSMRVEEGEVRGVLGPNGAGKTTMMRILTTQLRPTSGEAWVLGYHVVREAGRVRRHIGYVPQEFSVWSDLTGYENLSIYAKLYGIPRDRRERIVWDMLDFMDLREAADRLVKTYSGGMIRRLELAAALMVSPRVLFLDEPTIGLDPRARELVWSKILEYVKEYNATVVFNTHYMDEAERYAHRVTVMNQGVVVAEGTPEELVKLVGESSVIRVYINSGVEKAVQLLSRVPGVILVSSKNPLVARLDDAERGMVQIMKVLVEGGVSVEQVSLRNPTLEDVFIKLTGKTFEEAETESFQAVLATRRAIRKGG